AACTGGGCAAAATCAAGGTTTTTGAAAGCTTGTTCCAGATAGCGGACGCCGCCATGAATCAGTTTCGTAGAGCGCGAAGATGTTTCGGAAGCAAAATCCTTCCTGTCAATTAAAGCAACTTTATAACCTCTCAAAACAGCATCCAGTGCACAACCTGCTCCACTTGCGCCGGCTCCAATAATACAAATATCAAAATGCTCATTTTTTAATCTAAGGAGTGACTCGTTACGATTCATGCAAAGCGGGTATAATATTTGTACCTATTAGTAAGATACAAAAGTACAAAGTTGAACATTGTTATCGCATTAAATAATTTATAAAATAAATTCTATCGATGAGGTGACGTCTTTGCTATTTTTCCGTCTGAGAGTTGTTGTATTTCAAAAATACAGTAGCTTTGAACTCAATAGTTAAACTTTTTTTACACACAAAAAACAAATATTACCATGGGACTAATGTCTTTTTTTCAGGGAGTAGGAGAAAAAATTTTCCACAAGGAAGCAGCAGCAGCTCCAACACCGGAGACAGAACCACTTCGTGCCAGTGCTCTTTTGGCTCACGTAAAGCAACTTGGATTGGCATATAATTCCCTGTCGGTAAAAACTTCAACCGATACTGTAACCATCGAAGGTGAAGTTGCCAAACAGGAAGACGCAGAAAAAATCGCTCTTGCAGTTGGTAATGTGGAAGGAGTTAAGATCGTAGATAACCGCCTGAAGGTTGCTACACCAGCCCCGGAAGCTACTTATCATACAGTTGTAAAAGGAGATACGCTTTCTCTGATCGCGAAAGCGGTTTATGGAGATATGATGAAATATCCGATTATTTTTGAGGCGAATAAGCCAATGTTGACACATCCGGATAAAATTTATCCAGGTCAGGTATTAAGAATTCCGGCATTGTAATAGCCATCAGCTTTCGGCAGTCGGCTTTCAGATTTTGAAAACAGACAAATAAAAAAATGACAACTCTTTCGGGTTGTCATTTTTTTTTTTCGAAGAAGACTGATAATTAATCTTCTGCTGCGATTACGTTCAAAGTTACTTTGTGTTTCACTTCTTTGTGTAGATCGATAAGTGCTGAGTAAGTACCAACAGATTTTACGTCATCAACAGTAATTTTCTTACGGTCGATATCAAAACCTTTTGATTTAAGTACGTCTGCAACCTGAGTGTTGGTAACACGTCCGAAAATACGGCCGCTTTCTCCAACAACAGTGCGAATGTCAATTGTCAAATCGCCGATTGCAGCTGCGATGTCTTCTGCATCTTTCTTAAGCTTTTCAGCTTTGTGAGACGCCTGACGTACGTTTTCTGCAACGATTTTACGATTAGAGTCATTAGCCAATAAGGCAAAACCCTGCGGAATAAGGTAGTTACGACCGAAACCCGCTTTTACATTCACGATGTCGTTCTTATAACCTACTCCGGCAATATCAGTTATTAGTATGATTTCCATTGTTAGTATCTCTTTCTATTTTATTTCAATTGATCAGCAACAAATGGCAATAAAGCCAAGTGACGTGCTCTTTTAATTGCCTGAGATACTTTACGCTGGTATTTCAAGCTAGTACCTGTAAGACGACGTGGCAAGATCTTTCCCTGCTCATTTACAAGTTTCAACAAAAAGTCAGGATTCTTGTAATCAATGTACTTGATGCCTGCTTTCTTAAAGCGGCAATATTTTTTGCGGTTGATGTTTTTTTCAACCGGTTCGTTTACGAGTGACATAGCTTATGCTTCGGTTTTAGATTCAGTTGTTTCTTCCTTCTTTCTGCCAATCAGACCTTTAC
The nucleotide sequence above comes from Dyadobacter subterraneus. Encoded proteins:
- the lysM gene encoding peptidoglycan-binding protein LysM — its product is MGLMSFFQGVGEKIFHKEAAAAPTPETEPLRASALLAHVKQLGLAYNSLSVKTSTDTVTIEGEVAKQEDAEKIALAVGNVEGVKIVDNRLKVATPAPEATYHTVVKGDTLSLIAKAVYGDMMKYPIIFEANKPMLTHPDKIYPGQVLRIPAL
- the rplI gene encoding 50S ribosomal protein L9, with protein sequence MEIILITDIAGVGYKNDIVNVKAGFGRNYLIPQGFALLANDSNRKIVAENVRQASHKAEKLKKDAEDIAAAIGDLTIDIRTVVGESGRIFGRVTNTQVADVLKSKGFDIDRKKITVDDVKSVGTYSALIDLHKEVKHKVTLNVIAAED
- the rpsR gene encoding 30S ribosomal protein S18; translation: MSLVNEPVEKNINRKKYCRFKKAGIKYIDYKNPDFLLKLVNEQGKILPRRLTGTSLKYQRKVSQAIKRARHLALLPFVADQLK